The following are encoded together in the Kribbella sp. CA-293567 genome:
- a CDS encoding carbohydrate ABC transporter permease, with protein sequence MAVLTAKPPVRRSLPQGAARRAVGRNLTAYGFLCGALICFAFFSWYPMVREVFLSFQENNFVDPAKWVGFDNFRTVIEDPAFRSAWLNTAAFTGLSLVIGYAVPFVLAVVLNELRHARGYLRFVVYLPVMLPPAVGVLLFKWFYDPGAGLFNQVLAVFGLPPLAWLDSSSTALVSLVLVSTWMNLGTGTLIYLAALQSIPGELYESAELDGAGLFKRVWHVTIPQTKLILLVMLLLQVVATMQVFIEPYLLTGGGPENATVTVAYLMYQYAFNFGDFGGGGALGLMLMVVLMVFSAIYLRVSRDNEGGR encoded by the coding sequence ATGGCGGTTCTGACCGCGAAACCGCCGGTGCGCCGTTCCCTTCCCCAGGGAGCGGCGCGCCGCGCGGTCGGCAGGAACCTCACGGCGTACGGGTTCCTCTGCGGGGCACTGATCTGTTTCGCCTTCTTCTCCTGGTACCCGATGGTGCGCGAGGTCTTCCTCAGCTTCCAGGAGAACAACTTCGTCGACCCGGCCAAGTGGGTCGGCTTCGACAACTTCCGGACCGTGATCGAGGACCCGGCGTTCCGGTCGGCCTGGCTGAACACCGCGGCCTTCACCGGTCTGTCGCTGGTGATCGGCTACGCGGTCCCGTTCGTCCTCGCGGTGGTGCTGAACGAACTGCGGCACGCGCGCGGCTACCTGCGCTTCGTCGTGTACCTCCCGGTGATGCTGCCGCCGGCCGTCGGCGTCCTGCTGTTCAAGTGGTTCTACGATCCGGGCGCCGGCCTGTTCAACCAGGTCCTCGCCGTGTTCGGCCTGCCACCGCTGGCCTGGCTGGACTCCTCCAGTACCGCGCTCGTCTCGCTCGTCCTGGTCTCCACCTGGATGAACCTCGGCACCGGCACCCTGATCTACCTGGCCGCGTTGCAGAGCATCCCCGGTGAGCTCTACGAGTCGGCCGAACTGGACGGCGCCGGCCTGTTCAAGCGCGTCTGGCACGTGACCATCCCGCAGACCAAGCTGATCCTGCTGGTGATGCTGCTGCTGCAGGTGGTGGCGACCATGCAGGTCTTCATCGAGCCCTACCTGCTGACCGGTGGCGGCCCCGAGAACGCGACCGTGACGGTGGCCTACCTGATGTACCAGTACGCCTTCAACTTCGGCGACTTCGGCGGCGGTGGCGCGCTCGGGCTGATGTTGATGGTCGTCCTGATGGTCTTCTCCGCGATCTACCTGCGCGTCTCGCGAGACAACGAAGGTGGCCGATGA
- a CDS encoding S1 family peptidase, with protein MTTVSLRRAAATLIAGAFAFAALPAASAVPAVPRKPEPPRSAAAITAELNEHVELPGTAWMTRPDGRILVSYDSTVTGARLQALTRQTQRFGSQVVLERMPGKLGKKLGGGGVIWGGEYKCSLGFNVQRKGRFYFLTAGHCGNFAPHWYHDERKTNRIGTVHHSSYAWNDYALVVYRSGLKPGGSVSLPNRRSQDITKAMNPGINQLVYRMGATSGLHSGRVTGLNATVNYPDGRVAGLIRTSVCADEGDSGGPLFYRNFAFGLTSGGTGDCRSGGVTYFQPVVEALNVYGVTVY; from the coding sequence ATGACGACTGTCTCCCTCCGGCGCGCCGCGGCGACGTTGATCGCCGGCGCCTTCGCCTTCGCGGCGCTGCCCGCCGCCTCGGCTGTCCCGGCGGTCCCGCGGAAGCCGGAGCCACCGCGCTCCGCGGCGGCGATCACCGCGGAACTGAACGAGCACGTCGAGCTCCCCGGTACGGCGTGGATGACCCGTCCGGACGGCAGGATCCTCGTCTCCTACGACTCCACCGTGACCGGAGCCAGGTTGCAGGCGCTGACCAGGCAGACGCAGCGCTTCGGCAGCCAGGTAGTGCTGGAGAGGATGCCCGGCAAGCTCGGCAAGAAGCTCGGGGGCGGCGGCGTGATCTGGGGCGGCGAGTACAAGTGCTCGCTCGGCTTCAACGTCCAGCGCAAGGGCCGTTTCTACTTCCTGACCGCGGGCCACTGCGGCAACTTCGCGCCGCACTGGTACCACGACGAGCGGAAGACGAACCGGATCGGCACCGTCCACCACTCCAGCTACGCATGGAACGACTACGCCCTGGTCGTCTACCGCTCCGGCCTCAAGCCGGGCGGCAGCGTGAGCCTGCCGAACCGCCGGTCCCAGGACATCACCAAGGCGATGAACCCCGGCATCAACCAGCTGGTCTACCGCATGGGTGCCACCAGCGGCCTGCACAGCGGCCGGGTCACCGGTCTCAACGCGACCGTGAACTACCCCGACGGCCGGGTGGCCGGACTGATCCGCACCAGCGTCTGCGCCGACGAAGGAGACTCCGGCGGCCCGCTGTTCTACCGGAACTTCGCCTTCGGCCTGACCTCCGGCGGTACCGGCGACTGCCGGTCCGGCGGCGTGACCTATTTCCAGCCCGTCGTCGAGGCGCTGAACGTCTACGGCGTCACCGTCTACTGA
- a CDS encoding acyl-CoA dehydrogenase family protein, with the protein MAVDRLLPTEEAGDLLGLVRDLCEHELAPYAAKAEEAESFPRETFRTLGKAGLLGLPYPEQYGGAEQPYEVYLQMLEEISAAWMSVGVGLSVHTMTSYAIANFGSADQRELLLPDLVGGELLGAYALSEPQAGSDISAMTTKAVRDGDHYVLSGTKSWITHGSQADFYTTFARTSADPKRGISAFHVPASCEGLSFGAPERKMGLTGSTTTLVNFDQVRVPVANLIGNEGDGMRIALSALDSGRLGIAACAVGLAQAALDLAASYSLGREQFGQPISDFQGMQFLLADMAAATESARATYLQAARRRDLGRPFTQQAAIAKLVCTDAAMKVTTDAVQVLGGYGYTREFPAERYMREAKVTQIFEGTNQIQRLVISRDLLRSVR; encoded by the coding sequence ATGGCGGTCGACCGCTTGCTCCCGACCGAGGAGGCCGGCGATCTGCTGGGTCTGGTCCGGGACCTGTGCGAGCACGAGCTCGCGCCGTACGCCGCGAAGGCGGAGGAGGCCGAGAGCTTCCCGCGGGAGACGTTCCGCACGCTCGGGAAGGCCGGGCTGCTGGGCCTGCCCTATCCGGAGCAGTACGGCGGCGCCGAGCAGCCGTACGAGGTCTACCTGCAGATGCTGGAGGAGATCTCCGCGGCCTGGATGTCGGTCGGTGTCGGCCTGTCGGTGCACACCATGACCAGCTACGCGATCGCGAACTTCGGCTCGGCGGACCAGCGCGAACTGCTGCTGCCCGACCTGGTCGGCGGCGAGTTGCTCGGTGCCTACGCGTTGTCGGAGCCACAGGCCGGTTCGGACATCAGTGCGATGACAACGAAGGCAGTCCGCGACGGCGACCACTACGTACTGTCGGGGACCAAGTCGTGGATCACGCACGGCTCGCAGGCCGACTTCTACACCACCTTCGCGCGGACGTCGGCCGACCCCAAGCGCGGTATCTCGGCCTTCCACGTGCCGGCCTCCTGCGAGGGGCTCAGCTTCGGTGCGCCCGAGCGCAAGATGGGCCTGACCGGGTCGACCACCACGCTGGTCAACTTCGACCAGGTGCGGGTCCCGGTCGCCAACCTGATCGGCAACGAGGGCGACGGGATGCGGATCGCGCTGTCGGCGCTCGACTCCGGCCGGCTCGGGATCGCGGCTTGCGCGGTCGGGCTGGCGCAGGCCGCGCTCGACCTGGCCGCGTCGTACTCGCTGGGCCGGGAGCAGTTCGGGCAGCCGATCTCCGACTTCCAGGGCATGCAGTTCCTGCTGGCCGACATGGCCGCGGCGACCGAGTCCGCCCGGGCGACGTACCTGCAGGCGGCCCGGCGGCGGGATCTGGGCCGGCCGTTCACCCAGCAGGCGGCGATCGCCAAGCTGGTCTGCACCGACGCCGCGATGAAGGTGACCACCGACGCCGTCCAGGTGCTCGGTGGCTACGGTTACACCCGCGAGTTCCCCGCCGAGCGCTACATGCGCGAGGCGAAGGTGACCCAGATCTTCGAAGGAACCAACCAGATCCAGCGACTGGTCATCAGCCGCGATCTACTCAGGAGTGTTCGATGA
- a CDS encoding carbohydrate ABC transporter permease, whose amino-acid sequence MTTTLQPRQVLEATTPAPATRRTRKRKKDKGRGYETRSLVSPLALQSWHGKLTYWTVLVVVVTGFTLAFVFPLYWMVTGALKSPEEIAQIPPSFFPKTFDFGVYADAWNQLQLGVFLKNTIVYAGGAWLLTLAVDVTAAYALSKLRPYFGKVILALMLATLMIPPMVLLLPTYLVAKDVPLFGFNLLNTPWAIWLPAAANGFFIFLLKRFFDSIPRELLEAAEIDGASPMRILWSIVLPVSRPILGVVSILSVVTVWKDFVWPLLVLPETDKMSISVGIASLSAQMPQNVLIASLVIASLPTILVFFVFQRSIMAGLTAGSLKG is encoded by the coding sequence ATGACAACGACTCTGCAACCACGACAGGTGCTGGAGGCAACCACTCCGGCGCCGGCGACCCGGCGTACCCGGAAGAGGAAGAAGGACAAGGGCCGCGGCTACGAGACCAGGAGCCTGGTGTCGCCGCTGGCACTGCAGTCCTGGCACGGCAAGCTGACCTACTGGACCGTGCTGGTCGTGGTGGTGACCGGCTTCACGCTGGCCTTCGTCTTCCCGCTGTACTGGATGGTGACCGGCGCGCTGAAGTCGCCGGAGGAGATCGCCCAGATCCCGCCGAGCTTCTTCCCGAAGACCTTCGACTTCGGGGTCTACGCCGACGCCTGGAACCAGCTGCAGCTCGGCGTCTTCCTGAAGAACACCATCGTGTACGCCGGTGGCGCCTGGCTGCTCACCCTGGCGGTCGACGTCACCGCGGCGTACGCGCTGTCCAAACTGCGGCCGTACTTCGGCAAGGTGATCCTGGCGCTGATGCTGGCCACCTTGATGATACCGCCGATGGTGCTGCTGCTGCCGACGTACCTGGTGGCCAAGGACGTGCCGCTGTTCGGGTTCAACCTGCTGAACACCCCGTGGGCGATCTGGTTGCCGGCGGCAGCGAACGGGTTCTTCATCTTCCTGCTCAAGCGGTTCTTCGACTCGATCCCGCGCGAGCTGCTGGAGGCGGCCGAGATCGACGGCGCCTCGCCGATGCGGATCCTCTGGTCGATCGTGCTGCCGGTGTCGCGGCCGATCCTCGGGGTGGTCTCGATCCTGTCGGTGGTGACGGTCTGGAAGGACTTCGTCTGGCCGCTGCTGGTGCTGCCGGAGACCGACAAGATGTCGATCAGCGTCGGGATCGCGTCGTTGTCCGCGCAGATGCCGCAGAACGTGCTGATCGCCTCGCTGGTGATCGCCTCCCTGCCGACCATCCTGGTCTTCTTCGTGTTCCAGCGCAGCATCATGGCGGGTCTCACCGCCGGCAGCCTCAAAGGCTGA
- a CDS encoding glycoside hydrolase family 13 protein: MADTGTDTWWRGAAIYQVYLRSFADGNGDGIGDLAGLRARLPYLAELGVDAIWLNPWYPSPMADGGYDVADYRAIDPSFGDLAEAEAYIEEAHALGIRTIIDIVPNHGSDQQDWFVQALAAGPGSAERERFLFCDGREGGLPPNDWQSIFNGPAWTQVADGQWYLHLFAPEQPDFNWRNPEVVEEFHAILRFWLDRGVDGIRIDSAAVLFKDLDCVEESYTDHDDVHEVYRGWRRITDEYEGRFLVGEMWMPDQERFALYLRPDEMQTAFNFDFLSRSWDAAELRASIDLTLTTHVPIGAPPTWVLSNHDVTRPVTKYGRPDTSFSHQDRKHGMQTDPVLGERRARAAALLAMALPGGLYVYQGEELGLPEVEDLPDHLLQDPLWVRSGGTDRGRDGCRVPIPWSGKEPPFGFGAGTPWLPQPADWKNLTVESQQADQNSMLALYRDGLKLRRTHLGDGTLTWMDSAEGVLAFTRESLTCITNLTAGAMNLPPHTEVLLTSAPLEEGKLPTDTTAWLR, translated from the coding sequence ATGGCGGACACCGGGACTGACACATGGTGGCGCGGCGCGGCGATCTACCAGGTCTACCTGCGCAGCTTTGCCGACGGCAACGGTGACGGGATCGGCGACCTCGCCGGGCTGCGGGCCAGGCTGCCGTACCTGGCCGAGCTCGGCGTGGACGCGATCTGGCTGAACCCGTGGTACCCGTCGCCGATGGCCGACGGTGGCTACGACGTGGCCGACTACCGCGCGATCGACCCGAGCTTCGGCGATCTGGCGGAGGCGGAGGCCTATATCGAAGAGGCGCACGCGCTGGGCATCCGCACCATCATCGACATCGTGCCCAACCACGGCTCGGACCAGCAGGACTGGTTCGTCCAGGCACTGGCGGCCGGGCCGGGGTCGGCCGAGCGGGAGCGGTTCCTGTTCTGCGACGGCCGCGAAGGCGGCCTGCCGCCGAACGACTGGCAGTCGATCTTCAACGGGCCGGCCTGGACCCAGGTCGCCGACGGCCAGTGGTACCTGCACCTGTTCGCCCCCGAGCAGCCCGACTTTAACTGGCGCAACCCCGAGGTGGTGGAGGAGTTCCACGCCATCCTGCGGTTCTGGCTGGACCGTGGCGTGGACGGGATCCGGATCGACAGCGCCGCGGTGCTGTTCAAGGACCTGGACTGTGTCGAGGAGTCGTACACCGACCACGACGACGTGCACGAGGTGTACCGCGGCTGGCGGCGGATCACCGACGAGTACGAGGGGCGCTTCCTGGTCGGCGAGATGTGGATGCCGGACCAGGAGCGGTTCGCGCTGTACCTGCGCCCCGACGAGATGCAGACCGCGTTCAACTTCGACTTCCTGTCCCGCTCGTGGGACGCGGCCGAACTGCGGGCCTCGATCGACCTGACGCTGACCACGCACGTCCCGATCGGAGCACCACCCACCTGGGTGCTCTCGAACCACGACGTCACCCGCCCGGTGACGAAGTACGGGCGGCCGGACACGTCGTTCTCGCACCAGGACCGCAAGCACGGGATGCAGACCGATCCCGTCCTGGGCGAACGCCGGGCCCGCGCCGCGGCCCTGCTCGCAATGGCTCTCCCCGGCGGGCTCTACGTCTACCAGGGTGAGGAACTGGGCCTGCCGGAGGTGGAAGACCTCCCCGACCACCTCCTGCAGGACCCGCTGTGGGTCCGCTCCGGCGGCACCGACCGGGGCCGCGACGGCTGCCGTGTCCCCATCCCGTGGTCCGGCAAAGAGCCTCCCTTCGGCTTCGGCGCCGGTACGCCGTGGCTCCCGCAACCCGCCGACTGGAAGAACCTCACCGTCGAGTCCCAGCAGGCCGACCAGAACTCCATGCTCGCCCTCTACCGCGACGGCCTCAAGCTCCGCCGCACCCACCTCGGCGACGGCACCCTCACCTGGATGGACTCGGCCGAAGGCGTCCTGGCCTTCACCCGGGAATCCCTCACCTGCATCACCAACCTGACAGCAGGCGCGATGAACCTCCCACCCCACACAGAGGTCCTCCTCACCAGTGCCCCCCTGGAAGAAGGCAAACTCCCCACCGACACGACAGCCTGGCTCCGCTGA
- a CDS encoding DUF4032 domain-containing protein, protein MPRFVATRPDTGLLSLPWDIPLEDWPEDQLVALPRGISRHVVRFVRVNGTVYAIKEVMEHLAMHEYRLLRDLERLDSPSVEPVGVITDRVDRDGEPLDSILVTKHLQFSLPYRALFSSTLRPDTVNRLIDALVALIVRMHLLGFFWGDCSLSNTLFRRDAGAFAAYLVDAETGELHQEISDGQRAHDLYTAEINLFGELSDLEEGGLLDADIDPLETIHSITARYEALWKELTAPEEFHADEMHRLDSRIRRLNELGFDVAEIDIITDWDGSQVRIQPKVVDAGHHSRRLLRLTGLDVEENQARRLLNDLDSYSAATDQQNEDEEIVAHKWLTEVFEPVVRSVPRNLNRKLEPAEVFHEVLEHRWFLSEQAGHEVDTTKAARSYVDDVLAAKPDEKLTLPPAPPPGTSLDPDLD, encoded by the coding sequence GTGCCTCGTTTCGTAGCCACCCGCCCGGACACCGGTCTGCTGTCACTCCCGTGGGACATCCCGCTGGAGGACTGGCCCGAGGACCAGCTCGTCGCGCTGCCGCGCGGTATCTCCCGCCACGTCGTCCGGTTCGTCCGGGTGAACGGCACCGTCTACGCGATCAAAGAGGTGATGGAACACCTCGCGATGCACGAGTACCGGCTGCTGCGCGATCTGGAGCGCCTCGACTCGCCCTCGGTCGAGCCGGTCGGCGTGATCACCGACCGGGTGGACCGCGACGGCGAACCGCTGGACTCGATCCTGGTCACCAAGCACCTGCAGTTCTCGCTGCCGTACCGCGCGCTGTTCTCCAGCACGCTGCGCCCGGACACCGTCAACCGGCTGATCGACGCGCTGGTCGCGCTGATCGTCCGGATGCACCTGCTCGGCTTCTTCTGGGGCGACTGCTCGCTGTCGAACACGTTGTTCCGGCGGGACGCCGGCGCCTTCGCGGCGTACCTGGTGGACGCCGAGACCGGCGAGCTGCACCAGGAGATCTCCGACGGGCAGCGCGCGCACGACCTCTACACCGCCGAGATCAACCTGTTCGGCGAGCTGTCCGACCTGGAGGAGGGCGGCCTGCTCGACGCCGACATCGATCCGCTGGAGACGATCCACTCGATCACCGCGCGGTACGAGGCGCTCTGGAAGGAACTGACCGCGCCGGAGGAGTTCCACGCCGACGAGATGCACCGGCTGGACTCGCGGATCCGGCGGCTGAACGAGCTCGGCTTCGACGTCGCCGAGATCGACATCATCACCGACTGGGACGGCAGCCAGGTCCGGATCCAGCCGAAGGTCGTGGACGCCGGCCACCACAGCCGCCGGTTGCTGCGGCTGACCGGCCTCGACGTCGAGGAGAACCAGGCCCGCCGGCTGCTCAACGACCTGGACTCCTACTCCGCCGCGACCGACCAGCAGAACGAGGACGAGGAGATCGTCGCGCACAAGTGGCTGACCGAGGTGTTCGAGCCGGTGGTCCGGTCGGTCCCGCGCAACCTGAATCGCAAACTGGAGCCGGCCGAGGTGTTCCACGAAGTACTGGAACACCGCTGGTTCCTGTCCGAGCAGGCCGGCCACGAGGTGGACACGACGAAGGCCGCCCGCTCGTACGTCGACGACGTCCTGGCCGCCAAGCCGGACGAGAAGCTCACCCTGCCGCCCGCGCCGCCGCCCGGTACGTCGCTCGATCCCGACCTCGACTGA
- a CDS encoding LacI family DNA-binding transcriptional regulator, with translation MTRRLAEVAKKVGVSEATVSRVLNGKPGVSEATREAVLTALDVLGYERPTQLRGDRARLVGLVLPELQNPIFPAFAEVVGGALAQQGFTSLLCTRTVGGVSEADYVDLLLQQQVSGVVFAGGFYAQADAPHAHYELIQERKLPTVLVNAAVDHLGFPQVSSDDVVAAEMAIGHLRALGHQKIGMVLGPRDHIPSRRKLDTFLSSPEADPALVEHTMFSLEGGHAATTRLVKQGVTGIVCASDILALGAIRAVRRAGLSVPGDVSVIGYDDSAMMNCTDPPLTTVRQPIDAMGRAAVDMLVALIERAAVPADELLFEPELVVRASTARLRSRALV, from the coding sequence ATGACTCGACGTCTTGCAGAGGTGGCCAAGAAGGTCGGCGTGAGTGAAGCGACCGTGAGCCGGGTGCTGAACGGGAAACCGGGGGTCTCGGAGGCCACCCGGGAGGCGGTGCTGACCGCGCTGGACGTGCTCGGCTACGAGCGTCCGACCCAGCTCCGAGGCGACCGGGCCCGGCTGGTCGGCCTGGTGCTGCCGGAGTTGCAGAACCCGATCTTCCCGGCCTTCGCCGAGGTCGTCGGTGGCGCACTCGCGCAGCAGGGCTTCACTTCGCTGCTCTGCACCAGGACGGTCGGTGGCGTCTCCGAGGCCGACTACGTCGACCTGTTGCTGCAGCAGCAGGTGTCGGGCGTCGTGTTCGCCGGTGGCTTCTACGCCCAGGCCGATGCGCCGCACGCGCACTACGAGCTGATCCAGGAGCGCAAGCTGCCGACCGTGCTGGTCAACGCGGCGGTCGACCACCTCGGCTTCCCGCAGGTCTCGTCGGACGACGTCGTCGCCGCGGAGATGGCGATCGGCCACCTGCGGGCGCTCGGGCACCAGAAGATCGGCATGGTGCTCGGCCCGCGCGACCACATCCCTTCGCGGCGCAAGCTGGACACGTTCCTCTCCTCGCCCGAGGCCGACCCCGCGCTGGTCGAGCACACCATGTTCTCGCTCGAGGGCGGGCACGCGGCCACCACCCGGCTGGTGAAGCAGGGCGTCACCGGCATCGTCTGCGCGAGCGACATCCTGGCGCTCGGCGCGATCCGCGCGGTCCGCCGGGCCGGCCTGTCGGTGCCCGGCGACGTCTCGGTGATCGGGTACGACGACTCCGCGATGATGAACTGCACCGATCCGCCCCTCACCACCGTCCGCCAGCCGATCGACGCGATGGGCCGGGCCGCGGTCGACATGCTGGTCGCGCTGATCGAGCGCGCCGCCGTACCGGCCGACGAACTGCTGTTCGAGCCCGAACTGGTGGTCCGCGCCTCGACCGCCCGGCTGAGGTCGCGGGCGCTGGTCTGA
- a CDS encoding TetR/AcrR family transcriptional regulator: MTTVVPGRRTRRQSELLDRLLSLFLTQGFSRFTLDDLAAELRCSKTTLYALAPSKEQLAVEVVKHYFKNATAEVESAVAKQTRPDRRIAAYLNAVADALRPAGRTFLDDVATFAPARSVYERNTRIAADRVRSLIEDGIASRAFRQVDIGFAAEMVAHTMQAIQRGDITRRTGLSDAEAYRELASFVLHSLRQD; this comes from the coding sequence ATGACAACAGTCGTCCCCGGGCGCCGTACCCGCAGGCAGTCCGAGCTGCTCGACCGGCTCCTGTCCCTGTTTCTCACGCAAGGCTTCAGCCGGTTCACTCTGGACGACCTCGCCGCGGAGCTGCGCTGCAGCAAGACGACCTTGTACGCCCTGGCGCCGAGCAAGGAGCAGCTCGCCGTCGAGGTGGTCAAGCACTACTTCAAGAACGCCACCGCCGAGGTCGAGTCGGCGGTCGCCAAGCAGACCCGGCCGGACCGCCGGATCGCGGCGTACCTGAACGCCGTCGCCGACGCGCTGCGCCCGGCCGGCCGGACCTTCCTGGACGACGTCGCCACCTTCGCGCCGGCCCGGTCGGTCTACGAGCGCAACACCCGGATCGCGGCCGACCGGGTCCGCTCGCTGATCGAGGACGGGATCGCCAGCCGGGCCTTCCGGCAGGTCGACATCGGCTTCGCGGCCGAAATGGTCGCGCACACCATGCAGGCGATCCAGCGCGGAGACATCACCCGGCGGACCGGGCTGAGCGACGCCGAGGCGTACCGCGAGCTCGCCTCCTTCGTGCTGCACTCGCTGCGCCAGGACTGA
- a CDS encoding ABC transporter substrate-binding protein, with product MRTTSHRKALSLLLVAGLGLAAASCGSGDDDKPAAQSSGDANAPVTITVGCQPPKSNPKERAGWDEDIAEFQKLHPNITIQSKDAFPCINPDTFQAKLAGGTQEDVFYVYYTDVQKIIKAKQAADITPYLGEVKALKDIRPDVQGVFKSEDKTYGLPRNNYNMGLVYNRKLFTQAGLNPDSPPKTWTEVQEAAKKIAGLGAGYTGFGEYSAGNTGGWHFAASLYARGGSMVADDGKSAAFNSAEGKAVLENLKKMRWDDNSMGTKQLLQWEDLMRMMGSGKLGMMIGAPDVVQSVNNDFQGKFEDYGVTAVPESDGKSSLSGGDGYMFNPKATPEKIKAGLAWLEFHELTPGKGQFDYERAKSQGRPVGLPIPDLYGNSAPGKEIVALRKQFATVPVDHFTPYVDAQASITNKLEPPKAQELYAVLDVAMSAVLTRKDADIDKLLSDAEGKANKILAKNT from the coding sequence ATGAGGACAACGAGCCACCGCAAGGCGCTCAGCCTGTTGCTCGTGGCAGGGCTCGGCCTGGCGGCCGCGTCCTGTGGATCCGGGGACGACGACAAGCCGGCCGCGCAGAGCTCGGGCGACGCGAACGCCCCGGTCACGATCACCGTGGGATGTCAGCCGCCGAAGAGCAACCCGAAGGAACGGGCCGGCTGGGACGAGGACATCGCGGAGTTCCAGAAGCTGCACCCGAACATCACGATCCAGAGCAAGGACGCGTTCCCCTGTATCAACCCCGACACCTTCCAGGCGAAGCTGGCCGGTGGCACCCAGGAGGACGTCTTCTACGTCTACTACACCGACGTCCAGAAGATCATCAAGGCCAAGCAGGCCGCCGACATCACCCCGTACCTCGGTGAGGTGAAGGCACTCAAGGACATCCGTCCCGACGTCCAGGGCGTCTTCAAGTCCGAGGACAAGACCTACGGCCTGCCGCGGAACAACTACAACATGGGCCTGGTCTACAACCGCAAGCTGTTCACCCAGGCCGGGCTCAACCCGGACTCGCCGCCCAAGACCTGGACCGAGGTCCAGGAGGCGGCCAAGAAGATCGCCGGTCTCGGCGCGGGCTACACAGGCTTTGGTGAGTACAGCGCGGGCAACACCGGCGGTTGGCACTTCGCCGCCTCGCTGTACGCCCGGGGCGGCTCGATGGTGGCCGACGACGGCAAGTCCGCGGCGTTCAACAGCGCCGAGGGCAAGGCCGTGCTGGAGAACCTGAAGAAGATGCGCTGGGACGACAACAGCATGGGCACCAAGCAACTGCTGCAGTGGGAAGACCTGATGCGGATGATGGGCTCGGGCAAGCTCGGCATGATGATCGGTGCGCCGGACGTGGTCCAGTCGGTCAACAACGACTTCCAGGGCAAGTTCGAGGACTACGGCGTGACCGCCGTACCGGAGTCCGACGGCAAGTCCTCGCTCAGCGGTGGCGACGGCTACATGTTCAACCCGAAGGCGACGCCGGAGAAGATCAAGGCCGGCCTGGCCTGGCTGGAGTTCCACGAGCTGACGCCTGGCAAGGGGCAGTTCGACTACGAGCGCGCCAAGAGCCAGGGCCGCCCGGTCGGCCTGCCGATCCCGGACCTGTACGGCAACTCGGCCCCCGGCAAGGAGATCGTTGCTCTGCGCAAGCAGTTCGCGACGGTGCCGGTCGACCACTTCACCCCGTACGTCGACGCGCAGGCCAGTATCACCAACAAGCTCGAGCCGCCGAAGGCGCAGGAGCTGTACGCCGTACTCGACGTGGCGATGTCCGCCGTGCTGACCCGGAAGGACGCTGACATCGACAAGCTGCTCTCGGACGCCGAGGGCAAGGCCAACAAGATCCTCGCCAAGAACACCTGA
- a CDS encoding SDR family NAD(P)-dependent oxidoreductase produces the protein MKLGPSDVVLVTGGGSGLGEATVRRFAASGAGVVICDLPSSAGKAIADELGERVVFVPTDVTDETAVAAALDTAAALGPLRLVVTCAGIATPGRVVGRKGPLPLATFRQVVEVNLIGTFNVLRLAAERMIALEPDQDGDRGVVVMTASIAAYDGQIGQAAYASSKGAIVALTLTAARDLADKGIRVVTIAPGTMETPMLAGLPEDARKVLEQQVPHPARLGRPAEYAALVDHIVTNQLLNGEVIRLDGALRMPPR, from the coding sequence ATGAAGCTAGGCCCATCCGATGTCGTTCTGGTCACCGGTGGTGGCTCCGGTCTCGGTGAGGCGACCGTACGCCGCTTTGCCGCGTCCGGTGCCGGTGTGGTGATCTGCGACCTGCCGTCGTCGGCGGGCAAAGCGATCGCCGACGAACTGGGGGAGCGCGTCGTCTTCGTGCCCACCGACGTCACCGACGAGACCGCCGTCGCCGCCGCCCTCGACACGGCCGCCGCTCTGGGCCCGCTGCGTCTGGTCGTCACCTGCGCCGGGATCGCCACCCCCGGCCGGGTCGTCGGCCGCAAAGGACCGTTGCCATTGGCAACCTTCCGGCAGGTGGTCGAGGTCAACCTGATCGGCACCTTCAACGTGCTCCGGCTGGCCGCTGAGCGGATGATCGCGCTGGAGCCGGACCAGGACGGCGACCGCGGCGTGGTCGTGATGACCGCGTCGATCGCCGCCTACGACGGCCAGATCGGCCAAGCGGCGTACGCGTCGAGCAAGGGCGCCATCGTCGCCCTCACCCTGACCGCCGCCCGCGACCTGGCCGACAAGGGCATCCGCGTCGTCACCATCGCCCCCGGCACGATGGAGACCCCCATGCTCGCCGGCCTCCCCGAAGACGCCCGCAAGGTCCTGGAACAGCAGGTCCCGCACCCGGCCCGCCTCGGCCGCCCCGCGGAGTACGCCGCCCTGGTCGACCACATCGTCACCAACCAGCTCCTCAACGGCGAGGTCATCCGCCTCGACGGCGCCCTCCGGATGCCGCCGCGCTGA